In Desulfovibrio aminophilus DSM 12254, a single window of DNA contains:
- the dprA gene encoding DNA-processing protein DprA, whose translation MSTGSDQEFFASLALRHCPGIGSRRALLLLRAYGSAYAAVRDASNWTSRGLLAPALSRTFLREEWRPAAESEYRAARAASMERLTWADPRYPARLRELSDAPLLLYCQGDVALLGNPSVAVVGARACTNMGLRAAEIISTGLSALGITVVSGLAEGIDRQAHLGGLSGLGSSIAVLGAGLDQDYPPRNADLRTILNERGLVVTEFGPGVEPRPSHFPVRNRIISGLSLGVVVAEAAAKSGSLITARLALEQGREVFALPGPLGQPSFVGCLDLLKQGAILVEKAEDIVEALRFPLRTALGELPDPRPDFQPPELPPARLPEVLRPVPRPVRTAKRFTPPPPTRPAPAPPADLPPLERRLLDVLKRERKTHIDELCRLLDLGSAEVGSALLLLEMKNLVRQWPGMSYTLFEDDGAYGS comes from the coding sequence GTGAGCACCGGCTCGGATCAGGAATTCTTCGCCAGCTTGGCCTTGCGGCATTGCCCGGGGATTGGGTCGCGGCGGGCGTTGCTCCTGCTGCGGGCCTACGGTTCGGCCTATGCCGCCGTACGCGACGCCTCCAACTGGACCTCGCGCGGCCTTCTGGCCCCCGCCCTGTCGCGGACCTTCCTGCGCGAGGAATGGCGGCCGGCGGCTGAATCGGAATACCGCGCGGCCCGCGCCGCGAGCATGGAGCGGTTGACCTGGGCCGACCCGCGCTATCCCGCCCGTCTGCGTGAGCTTTCGGACGCGCCCCTGTTGCTTTATTGCCAGGGCGACGTGGCCCTGTTGGGCAATCCGTCGGTGGCCGTGGTCGGGGCTCGGGCCTGCACGAACATGGGCCTGCGCGCAGCCGAGATCATCAGCACCGGCCTGTCCGCCCTGGGAATCACCGTGGTTTCCGGCCTGGCCGAGGGCATCGACCGCCAAGCCCATCTGGGGGGGCTTTCGGGCCTGGGCTCGTCCATCGCCGTGCTCGGCGCGGGCCTGGACCAGGACTATCCGCCCAGAAACGCCGATCTGCGCACGATCCTGAACGAACGCGGCCTGGTGGTCACGGAATTCGGCCCGGGCGTCGAGCCTCGTCCGAGCCATTTCCCCGTGCGCAACCGGATCATCAGCGGCCTTTCCCTTGGTGTGGTGGTGGCCGAGGCAGCCGCCAAGAGCGGCAGTCTGATCACGGCTCGCCTGGCCTTGGAGCAGGGCCGCGAAGTCTTCGCCCTGCCGGGCCCCCTGGGCCAGCCCTCCTTCGTGGGCTGCCTCGACCTGCTCAAGCAGGGCGCGATCCTGGTGGAGAAGGCCGAGGACATCGTGGAAGCTCTGCGTTTCCCCTTGCGCACGGCACTGGGAGAGCTGCCGGACCCCCGACCGGACTTCCAGCCTCCGGAACTGCCTCCGGCCCGACTTCCGGAGGTATTGCGTCCCGTGCCTCGACCCGTGCGTACGGCGAAGCGGTTTACGCCTCCGCCGCCGACTCGGCCCGCGCCGGCTCCTCCGGCCGACTTGCCACCCCTGGAGCGCCGCCTGCTGGACGTCCTGAAGCGGGAACGCAAGACGCACATCGACGAGTTGTGCCGCCTGCTGGATCTGGGCAGCGCCGAGGTGGGCAGCGCCCTGCTCCTGCTGGAGATGAAGAACCTCGTCCGGCAGTGGCCGGGCATGAGTTATACCCTGTTCGAGGATGATGGGGCTTACGGAAGCTGA
- a CDS encoding chemotaxis protein CheW: protein MKTPETYFIEDVQLPGEERGGTLSQAEQAFLDKYVGLEQDRLLSTTPRVDPRGDAVLPGFAAKAAAGAEDEGTDAGFEARVREMSEVQLVSFAVDGREFALPIMVIQEVIKFVPPTKLPTAPSFIAGIINLRSKVTPLLRLRNLMGLPSKSGENDRFIVVCRHRGLQVGLMIQSVATMYRARHEDVDWGVAAHFGDSAEFLMGLLKNGDKLVSILSIDRLVEGVLKREGGPDA, encoded by the coding sequence ATGAAAACACCTGAGACGTATTTCATCGAGGACGTGCAACTTCCGGGCGAGGAGCGCGGAGGAACCCTGTCCCAGGCCGAGCAGGCCTTCTTGGACAAGTATGTGGGGCTGGAGCAGGACCGCCTCCTGTCCACGACCCCGCGTGTGGACCCGCGCGGCGATGCCGTGCTGCCGGGATTCGCGGCCAAGGCCGCCGCCGGGGCCGAAGACGAGGGCACGGACGCTGGCTTCGAGGCCCGGGTGCGCGAGATGAGCGAGGTCCAGCTGGTGAGCTTCGCCGTTGACGGCAGGGAGTTCGCCCTGCCCATCATGGTCATCCAGGAAGTCATCAAGTTCGTGCCCCCGACCAAGTTGCCCACAGCGCCCAGCTTCATCGCCGGAATCATCAACCTCCGCAGCAAGGTCACGCCGCTGTTGCGGCTGCGCAACCTCATGGGCCTGCCATCCAAGAGCGGGGAAAACGACCGCTTCATCGTGGTTTGCCGTCACCGGGGGTTGCAGGTCGGGCTGATGATCCAGTCCGTGGCCACCATGTACCGCGCGCGCCATGAAGACGTGGACTGGGGCGTGGCCGCCCATTTCGGCGACAGCGCGGAGTTCCTCATGGGACTGTTGAAGAACGGGGACAAGTTGGTGAGCATCCTGTCCATCGACCGTCTGGTGGAAGGCGTGCTGAAGCGGGAAGGAGGCCCCGATGCCTAA
- a CDS encoding ParA family protein, with protein sequence MLGARILAVANQKGGVGKTTTALTLGAALARQGGKVLVMDLDPHGNASVHLTFYPENLDYTAYDLFHAEEGDANVWDRIIKRREGLVFDFVPGHIRLSELEVDLKDRKNKGLILSQALARVRDRYDFVLLDCPPHVGVLLVNALVASDLVIIPIQTDFLALYGIRLLFDTIRLLNKVLPRPVRFMALATMHDRRASACRKILRLMRDKLGERVFETVINLDTRFRDACAQGRVIFELDPDTRGALEYSQLAKEIVSHENT encoded by the coding sequence ATGTTGGGAGCGAGGATTTTGGCCGTGGCCAACCAGAAGGGCGGGGTGGGCAAGACCACGACGGCCCTGACCCTGGGAGCGGCGCTGGCCCGTCAGGGCGGCAAGGTTCTGGTCATGGACCTGGACCCTCACGGCAACGCTTCGGTACACCTGACCTTCTATCCCGAGAACCTGGATTACACGGCCTATGACCTGTTTCACGCCGAAGAGGGCGACGCGAACGTCTGGGACCGGATCATCAAGCGTCGTGAAGGGTTGGTGTTCGATTTCGTGCCGGGACACATCCGGCTGTCCGAACTGGAGGTGGACCTCAAGGATCGCAAGAACAAGGGCCTGATCTTGAGCCAGGCGCTTGCCCGGGTGCGCGACCGCTACGACTTCGTTCTGCTGGATTGCCCACCGCATGTGGGTGTGCTCCTGGTGAACGCGCTGGTGGCCTCGGACCTGGTGATCATCCCGATCCAGACGGATTTTCTGGCGCTTTACGGCATTCGGCTGCTGTTCGACACGATCCGGCTCTTGAACAAGGTGCTGCCCAGGCCGGTGCGCTTCATGGCTCTGGCGACCATGCACGACAGGCGGGCCTCGGCCTGCCGGAAGATCCTGAGGCTCATGCGGGACAAGCTGGGAGAGAGGGTTTTCGAGACGGTGATCAACCTGGATACGCGGTTCCGGGACGCCTGCGCCCAGGGGAGGGTGATCTTCGAACTGGACCCGGACACCCGGGGGGCACTGGAATACAGCCAACTGGCGAAAGAGATCGTGAGCCATGAAAACACCTGA
- the ybgF gene encoding tol-pal system protein YbgF has protein sequence MKFLLAARPVLLTACVLAAVVLAGCAAKSDPAVDGSAEWRLRSLEESFLQFQEAQRSQEDRLKHLESRLEERLKRLETELEEVKAQQTASAGLAPAEPPVARSPEPRPWTQPPVSASSQTPSKSAAPALKSSSASKPAPAPARAPSAKEIQNAYERGLKLVLADKPGPGRDALKEFLARYPDNSLTPNALYWIGETWYAQKDYTQAVLSFKDVTQKYPRHPKASAALYKSALAYEATGDKANAVFYLKALLDEYPRSEEASPARVKLKALGG, from the coding sequence ATGAAATTCCTGCTCGCGGCACGACCCGTTCTTCTGACCGCATGCGTGCTGGCCGCCGTGGTTCTGGCCGGTTGCGCGGCCAAGTCCGACCCCGCTGTCGACGGCAGCGCCGAATGGCGTCTGCGCAGTCTGGAGGAAAGCTTTCTCCAGTTCCAGGAGGCCCAGCGCTCCCAGGAAGACCGGTTGAAGCATCTGGAATCCCGCCTGGAGGAACGCCTCAAACGTCTGGAAACGGAACTGGAGGAGGTCAAGGCCCAGCAAACCGCCTCCGCCGGTCTGGCTCCCGCCGAGCCCCCGGTGGCCCGAAGCCCCGAGCCCCGTCCCTGGACCCAACCTCCCGTCTCTGCCTCCTCCCAGACTCCGTCCAAGTCCGCCGCTCCGGCGCTGAAATCCTCATCCGCGTCCAAGCCCGCTCCCGCACCGGCCAGGGCTCCCTCGGCGAAGGAGATCCAGAACGCCTACGAGCGGGGACTCAAGCTGGTCCTGGCCGACAAACCCGGCCCGGGGCGCGACGCCTTGAAGGAGTTCCTGGCCCGCTACCCGGACAACTCCCTGACGCCCAACGCCCTCTACTGGATCGGCGAGACGTGGTATGCTCAGAAGGATTACACGCAGGCCGTTCTTTCTTTCAAGGACGTGACGCAGAAATATCCCCGCCATCCCAAGGCTTCGGCCGCGCTGTACAAGAGCGCCCTGGCCTACGAGGCCACCGGCGACAAGGCCAACGCCGTATTTTACCTCAAGGCGCTGCTGGATGAATACCCCCGTTCCGAGGAGGCTTCCCCGGCGAGGGTCAAGCTCAAGGCCCTGGGGGGATGA
- a CDS encoding protein-glutamate methylesterase/protein-glutamine glutaminase, translating into MIKVLVCDDSAFMRKAISTMLGKDPEIEVVATARDGEEGLEMVRRHDPDVVTMDIEMPRMDGLTALRHIMMESPRPVLMVSSLTTEGAESTLKALELGAVDFIPKQLSKVSLDIIKIENDLINKVKTVAKRKMRHFAPRAAARPAVQAPRPAVTRPSGTQLRDVVAIGVSTGGPPAVQKILSALPADFPAGIVIAQHMPPAFTGPFAKRLDGVCKIRVKEAETGDRLQPGWAFVAPGGQHLVLDQKVSRIDLVITPEPRDALYKPSANVLVTSTANAVGRRALGVILTGMGSDGMEGVKVLKEKGGRALAQSDATCVVYGMPKAIVDAGLADEIVDIDDMAGAILGNLYK; encoded by the coding sequence GTGATCAAGGTTCTGGTTTGTGACGACTCGGCCTTCATGCGCAAGGCCATCAGCACCATGCTCGGGAAGGATCCCGAGATCGAGGTGGTGGCCACCGCGCGCGACGGAGAGGAGGGGCTGGAGATGGTCCGGCGCCACGATCCGGACGTCGTCACCATGGATATCGAGATGCCGCGCATGGACGGGCTCACGGCCCTGCGGCACATCATGATGGAGTCCCCCCGTCCGGTGCTCATGGTCAGCTCCCTGACCACCGAGGGCGCGGAATCCACGCTCAAGGCCCTGGAACTGGGTGCGGTGGACTTTATTCCCAAGCAGTTGTCCAAGGTCTCTCTGGACATCATCAAGATCGAGAACGACCTGATCAACAAGGTCAAGACCGTGGCCAAGCGCAAGATGCGCCATTTCGCGCCCCGTGCGGCCGCCCGCCCGGCCGTCCAGGCGCCCCGCCCAGCCGTGACCCGGCCCAGCGGAACCCAGTTGCGCGACGTGGTGGCCATCGGCGTTTCCACCGGCGGCCCGCCCGCGGTGCAGAAGATCCTTTCCGCCCTGCCTGCGGACTTCCCGGCCGGCATCGTCATCGCCCAACACATGCCGCCGGCCTTCACCGGTCCCTTCGCCAAGCGCCTGGACGGAGTCTGCAAGATCCGCGTCAAGGAGGCCGAGACCGGCGACCGGCTTCAGCCCGGCTGGGCTTTCGTGGCTCCCGGCGGCCAGCACTTGGTCCTGGACCAGAAGGTCAGCCGCATCGATCTGGTCATCACGCCCGAGCCGCGTGACGCCCTGTACAAGCCCTCGGCCAACGTGCTGGTCACCTCCACGGCCAACGCCGTGGGGCGGCGCGCCCTGGGCGTGATCCTCACCGGCATGGGCAGTGACGGCATGGAAGGCGTCAAGGTGCTCAAGGAGAAGGGGGGACGGGCATTGGCCCAGAGCGACGCCACCTGTGTGGTCTATGGCATGCCCAAGGCCATCGTGGATGCCGGGTTGGCCGACGAGATCGTCGACATCGACGACATGGCCGGAGCCATTCTCGGCAACCTCTACAAGTAG
- a CDS encoding CheR family methyltransferase has product MSSLFSSTITLGKELKVTDAEFAQLRDFIYAQCGIYVADNRKYLLENRLANRLKQLNLKNFSEYYYYLQYDAGRREELNRLFEVITTNETSFYRNPPQLQVFQEHILTEVLDTLRKSGQKKLRIWSAGCSTGEEPYTLAMIIADVLKGELPTWDVRITANDLSERVLDSARRGVYNEYTLRTTPKEILGRHFVKQDTFYNVRPELKKLILFHQINLSDAAQVKRVERSQIVFCRNVIIYFDDEMKKKVIGAFYDNLLPGGYLIIGHSESLHNISRAFKPIHYPGAIIYKKEG; this is encoded by the coding sequence ATGTCTTCCCTTTTTTCAAGCACCATCACCTTGGGCAAGGAGCTCAAGGTCACCGATGCGGAGTTCGCCCAACTGCGCGACTTCATCTACGCGCAGTGCGGAATATACGTGGCGGACAACCGCAAGTACCTTCTGGAAAACCGCTTGGCGAATCGGCTCAAGCAATTGAACCTGAAAAACTTCTCGGAGTATTATTACTACCTGCAATATGACGCGGGCCGCCGGGAGGAACTGAACCGGCTTTTCGAGGTGATCACCACCAACGAAACGAGCTTCTACCGCAACCCACCGCAGCTTCAGGTTTTCCAGGAACACATTCTGACCGAGGTGCTGGACACGCTGCGCAAGTCCGGCCAGAAGAAGCTGCGGATATGGTCCGCGGGCTGCTCCACGGGCGAGGAGCCCTACACCCTGGCCATGATCATCGCGGACGTGCTCAAGGGCGAACTGCCCACCTGGGACGTGCGCATCACGGCCAACGATCTCTCCGAACGGGTGCTCGACTCGGCTCGGCGCGGCGTCTACAACGAGTATACCCTGCGCACAACGCCCAAGGAGATCCTGGGGCGGCATTTCGTGAAGCAGGACACGTTCTACAACGTGCGTCCGGAACTCAAGAAGCTCATTCTCTTCCACCAGATCAACCTGAGCGACGCGGCCCAGGTCAAGCGCGTGGAGCGATCCCAGATCGTCTTCTGCCGCAACGTGATCATTTACTTCGACGACGAGATGAAAAAGAAGGTGATCGGCGCCTTCTACGACAACCTGCTGCCCGGCGGGTACCTCATCATCGGGCACTCGGAGTCGCTGCACAACATTTCCAGGGCCTTCAAGCCGATACATTATCCCGGCGCGATCATTTACAAAAAGGAGGGTTGA
- a CDS encoding HEAT repeat domain-containing protein, which produces MLECKSIIERLGSDDSEVLREAAFEAGEARCEDAVPLLAGLLRSGNLGVQEAADRALRSIGGQKVIQVTIPLLRVDDAPARNLAMDILRALASQDVAALIPLIHDPDADIRIFAADILGATDNPAAVQVLCEALLKDPEVNVRYQAAVSLGSLARPEAAESLNKAMEDEEWVQYAVIEALSKIKHSSSVGALVKAMARTSDLVTSMIIDALGEMGNIKAVPMLLKRLEESPTALRNKIVKAVVRILGGKSLQLLSRDERENLKVYMLVALDDEDLEVQDAAIQGLAFVGGERASEAVLKIASRLDPDRDQERLQQTVRALAQIGLTSALRSGLLSGNADEARVAVMALAHMDDASVPQVLMDAFWKHGRDLQRQILGVLSKTAGPSAKQFFLDVLDRHEDGKVIKSVAYFLGQKLHLEEAADRLFTLLEHKYDDVKEAGLEACIAIGGPRVNARFREFYGSEDPVKRLMAVYAFGRMGQAEHWEALKAALEDEVPDIRKVALEAIAGMCWESDAWLPLLEGRLKDESREVRLTAIDLMGRCYRKEVIPYLLSALDDEDDWVKVRALDALGFHKEREAVPRIVPLLVNPNRLVMLKAVEALGSIGGTSAFRALLDVSTSEEPELQQAVESSIAKIQEEHETGE; this is translated from the coding sequence ATGCTGGAGTGCAAGAGCATCATTGAAAGGTTGGGGAGCGACGACAGCGAAGTCCTGCGCGAGGCGGCCTTCGAGGCGGGCGAGGCCCGTTGCGAGGATGCCGTGCCGCTTTTGGCGGGTCTGCTTCGATCCGGCAACCTGGGCGTCCAGGAGGCGGCCGACCGGGCCCTGCGTTCCATCGGTGGGCAGAAGGTCATTCAAGTGACCATCCCGCTGCTGCGGGTGGATGACGCCCCGGCGCGCAACCTGGCCATGGACATCCTGAGGGCGTTGGCCTCTCAGGACGTGGCCGCGCTCATTCCGCTCATCCACGACCCCGACGCCGACATCCGCATCTTCGCCGCCGACATCCTGGGCGCCACGGACAATCCGGCGGCCGTGCAGGTGCTTTGCGAGGCCCTGCTCAAGGATCCTGAGGTCAACGTGCGCTACCAGGCAGCCGTGAGCCTGGGGAGCCTGGCCCGGCCCGAGGCCGCCGAAAGCCTGAACAAGGCCATGGAGGACGAGGAGTGGGTTCAGTACGCGGTCATCGAGGCCCTGTCCAAGATCAAACACTCCAGTTCCGTGGGGGCGCTGGTCAAGGCCATGGCCCGTACCTCCGACCTCGTGACCTCGATGATCATCGACGCCCTGGGTGAGATGGGCAACATCAAGGCCGTGCCCATGCTCCTCAAACGCCTGGAGGAATCCCCCACGGCGCTGCGCAACAAGATCGTCAAGGCCGTGGTCCGCATTCTCGGCGGCAAGTCCCTGCAGTTGCTTTCCCGCGACGAGCGGGAGAATCTCAAGGTCTACATGCTCGTTGCCCTGGACGACGAGGATCTGGAGGTCCAGGACGCGGCCATCCAGGGATTGGCCTTCGTCGGCGGCGAACGGGCCTCCGAGGCCGTGCTCAAGATCGCCAGCCGGCTGGACCCGGACCGCGATCAGGAACGCCTCCAGCAGACCGTGCGGGCGCTGGCCCAGATCGGCCTGACCAGCGCCCTGCGCTCCGGCCTGCTTTCCGGCAACGCCGACGAGGCCCGGGTGGCCGTCATGGCCCTGGCGCATATGGACGACGCGAGCGTCCCCCAGGTGCTCATGGACGCCTTTTGGAAGCATGGGCGGGATCTCCAGCGCCAGATTCTCGGCGTCCTGTCCAAGACCGCCGGGCCTTCGGCCAAGCAATTTTTTTTGGACGTGTTGGATAGGCACGAAGACGGCAAGGTCATCAAGTCCGTGGCCTACTTTTTGGGCCAGAAACTGCATCTGGAAGAGGCCGCCGACCGTCTCTTCACCCTGCTCGAACATAAATACGACGACGTGAAGGAGGCCGGCCTCGAGGCCTGCATCGCCATCGGCGGCCCCCGCGTCAACGCGCGCTTCCGTGAATTCTACGGGAGCGAGGATCCGGTGAAGCGGCTCATGGCCGTCTACGCCTTCGGGCGCATGGGCCAGGCCGAGCATTGGGAAGCTCTCAAGGCCGCCCTGGAAGATGAGGTGCCGGATATCCGCAAGGTTGCCCTGGAGGCCATCGCGGGCATGTGCTGGGAGTCCGACGCTTGGCTGCCTCTGTTGGAAGGCCGCCTGAAGGACGAGAGCCGCGAGGTGCGGCTCACGGCCATCGATCTCATGGGCCGCTGCTACCGCAAGGAGGTCATCCCCTACCTTCTGAGCGCCCTGGACGATGAGGATGACTGGGTCAAGGTCCGGGCCCTGGACGCCCTGGGCTTTCACAAGGAACGCGAGGCCGTGCCCCGCATCGTGCCCTTGCTGGTGAACCCGAACCGGCTGGTGATGCTCAAGGCCGTGGAGGCCCTGGGCAGCATCGGAGGCACCAGCGCTTTCCGCGCCCTTCTGGACGTTTCCACCAGTGAGGAGCCGGAGTTGCAGCAGGCCGTGGAATCCTCCATCGCCAAGATTCAGGAAGAACACGAGACGGGGGAATAG
- a CDS encoding response regulator, giving the protein MPKHILIVDDSKTVRNLVAFILKKEGFKVSTAEDGLDGLEKLYASEQVDLIVSDVNMPRMDGLSFIKTIREQEAYRDIPIVVLSTEGQDKDIQIGLAIGANLYMVKPAQPEKLVRNVKMLLG; this is encoded by the coding sequence ATGCCTAAACATATTCTGATTGTGGACGATTCGAAGACCGTACGGAATCTCGTGGCCTTCATCCTCAAGAAGGAGGGCTTCAAGGTGAGCACGGCCGAGGACGGCCTGGACGGCCTGGAGAAGTTGTACGCCTCCGAGCAGGTGGATCTCATCGTCTCGGACGTGAACATGCCGCGCATGGATGGCTTGAGTTTCATCAAGACCATCCGTGAGCAGGAGGCGTACCGGGATATCCCCATCGTGGTTCTTTCCACCGAGGGCCAGGACAAGGACATCCAGATCGGCTTGGCCATCGGCGCGAATCTCTACATGGTCAAGCCGGCCCAACCGGAGAAGCTGGTCCGAAACGTGAAAATGCTCTTGGGCTAG
- a CDS encoding chemotaxis protein CheA yields MSQEFMDPEILADFFVEAKEHLETIEPNLLELEKNPTNLGLLNEIFRPMHSLKGASGFLGLNKINSLAHKAENILDELRQGGMAVTAEIMDIILAATDALRTMVESLETKGNEGDVDTAPIIARIEAALEGGAAPAGGAEAGAEPDAEPEPEFETEPELVLETESVSEEVADQTNGRRPMIQVEVDPDFDATPYALTTVGEGHLADFLEEAGEIIANLNQSLLDLESEEGDRAGLVNDTFRYFHNLKGNSGIIGFRELNALTHEAETLLNRARKGEMAVSQGLVDLLLAAVDAIEAMVGKVDAKSGQVVPSDISGLVALLRQATESGEVAAPSRAEAAAPAGEPVPSVAVESEPEVEAEPEPEAATTEVEPSVSAYDPEDVAVFESTVRQQIENVNLAMDALRKDDGQTEYVDGLYRSLVTFQNSSGYMGLGELRDYAERTAKLVDQGRKSGIGFGMMLDILEQEFAILRDMVLKELESIKAGQAAAPVAPPAPEAPKPEPKIKPKPAETPAVSAPAPKPAPPAPKPTPKSASKPAPRPDPGPPLPDNGRAAPAEAGKQKVSTTIRVDHQKLDHLMNLIGELIINRNRYSMLARALEEGQQEVHMVAQQLTETTYAMARISDDLQDTIMKVRMVPVQTVFSRFPRLVRDLSRKSGKEVELILEGEETELDKSVVEEIGDPLVHLVRNAVDHGLESEQDRTEAGKKATGHVWLRAYHKGNSVAIEVEDDGRGIDPEKMRKVAVKKGLMSQEEAQALGDREAIELIFAPGFSSADKVTDISGRGVGMDVVKTNIKNLKGSVQTHSEVGKGTRITLTLPLTLAIIDALMVQVNGHTYAIPLDAVSETTKIETERLADVNKRKAVTLRGEVLGIVELSELLNLPANEENREILPVVVIHDNDRRLGIVVDRLLERQEIVIKPLGHYLNTFDIKGISGATIMGDGSVVLILDPHEVYALSTQLAR; encoded by the coding sequence ATGAGTCAGGAATTCATGGATCCGGAAATACTTGCGGATTTCTTCGTTGAAGCCAAGGAGCACCTCGAGACCATCGAGCCGAACCTCCTGGAGTTGGAGAAGAATCCCACCAACCTGGGGCTCTTGAACGAGATTTTCCGGCCCATGCACTCGCTCAAGGGGGCCTCGGGCTTCCTTGGCCTGAACAAGATCAACAGCCTAGCGCACAAGGCCGAGAACATCCTTGACGAACTGCGCCAGGGCGGCATGGCCGTGACCGCCGAGATCATGGACATCATCCTGGCCGCCACGGACGCCCTGCGCACCATGGTCGAGAGCCTGGAGACCAAGGGCAACGAGGGCGACGTGGACACCGCCCCGATCATCGCCCGCATTGAGGCCGCGCTGGAAGGCGGGGCCGCTCCAGCGGGCGGAGCCGAGGCCGGGGCAGAGCCTGATGCCGAACCGGAACCGGAGTTCGAGACCGAGCCGGAACTGGTGCTTGAAACCGAAAGCGTTTCCGAGGAGGTCGCCGACCAGACCAACGGTCGCCGCCCCATGATCCAGGTGGAGGTCGACCCCGATTTCGACGCCACCCCGTATGCCCTGACCACTGTGGGTGAAGGGCACTTGGCCGACTTCCTGGAAGAGGCCGGAGAGATCATCGCCAACCTGAATCAGTCCCTCCTGGACCTGGAGTCCGAGGAGGGAGACCGCGCCGGGCTGGTCAACGACACGTTCCGCTATTTTCACAATCTCAAGGGCAACAGCGGCATCATCGGCTTTCGTGAGCTGAACGCCCTGACCCACGAGGCCGAGACGCTGCTCAACCGGGCCCGCAAGGGTGAGATGGCCGTGAGCCAGGGGCTCGTGGACCTGCTCCTGGCCGCGGTGGACGCCATCGAGGCCATGGTCGGCAAGGTGGACGCGAAGAGCGGCCAGGTGGTGCCATCCGACATTTCGGGACTCGTGGCTCTGTTGCGCCAAGCCACCGAGAGCGGGGAAGTCGCCGCGCCGTCGCGCGCGGAGGCCGCCGCCCCGGCCGGAGAGCCCGTCCCGTCCGTCGCGGTCGAATCCGAGCCGGAGGTGGAGGCGGAACCCGAACCGGAAGCCGCCACGACCGAGGTCGAACCTTCCGTTTCGGCCTACGACCCCGAAGACGTGGCTGTGTTCGAATCCACGGTCCGGCAGCAGATCGAGAACGTGAACCTGGCCATGGACGCCCTGCGCAAGGATGACGGTCAGACCGAGTACGTGGACGGCCTGTACCGCAGTCTGGTCACCTTCCAGAACTCTTCCGGCTACATGGGCCTCGGGGAGTTGCGGGACTACGCGGAGCGAACGGCCAAGCTGGTGGATCAGGGACGCAAGTCCGGCATCGGCTTCGGCATGATGCTGGACATCCTGGAGCAGGAGTTCGCCATCCTGCGGGACATGGTGCTCAAGGAACTGGAGAGCATCAAGGCCGGCCAGGCGGCCGCTCCGGTCGCTCCGCCCGCGCCTGAAGCTCCGAAGCCCGAGCCCAAGATCAAGCCCAAGCCGGCGGAGACTCCAGCTGTTTCGGCTCCCGCGCCCAAGCCCGCTCCTCCGGCGCCCAAGCCGACGCCGAAATCGGCGTCCAAGCCCGCGCCCCGGCCCGATCCCGGTCCGCCGCTGCCCGACAATGGCCGGGCAGCCCCGGCGGAGGCGGGCAAGCAGAAGGTTTCCACCACCATCCGGGTGGACCACCAGAAGCTCGACCACCTCATGAACCTCATCGGTGAGCTGATCATCAACCGCAACCGGTACTCGATGCTGGCAAGAGCCTTGGAGGAGGGCCAGCAGGAAGTGCATATGGTGGCCCAGCAGCTCACCGAGACCACCTACGCCATGGCCCGCATCTCCGACGACCTGCAGGACACCATCATGAAGGTCCGCATGGTCCCGGTGCAGACGGTCTTCTCCCGTTTCCCGCGTTTGGTGCGCGACCTCTCCCGCAAGAGCGGCAAGGAGGTCGAGCTGATCCTGGAAGGCGAGGAGACGGAGTTGGACAAGAGCGTGGTGGAGGAGATCGGCGACCCGTTGGTGCATCTCGTGCGCAATGCCGTGGACCACGGCCTGGAGTCTGAGCAGGACCGCACGGAAGCGGGCAAGAAGGCCACTGGTCATGTCTGGCTGCGCGCCTACCACAAGGGCAACTCCGTGGCCATCGAGGTTGAGGACGACGGTCGGGGCATCGATCCCGAGAAGATGCGCAAGGTGGCGGTGAAGAAAGGGCTCATGAGTCAGGAAGAGGCTCAGGCCCTGGGTGATCGCGAGGCCATCGAGTTGATCTTCGCCCCGGGCTTTTCCTCGGCGGACAAGGTCACGGACATCTCCGGCCGGGGTGTGGGCATGGACGTGGTCAAGACCAACATCAAGAACCTCAAGGGCAGCGTCCAGACCCACTCCGAAGTGGGCAAGGGTACGCGCATCACCCTGACCCTGCCCCTGACCCTGGCCATCATCGACGCCCTCATGGTTCAGGTCAACGGCCACACCTACGCCATCCCCCTGGACGCGGTCTCGGAGACCACCAAGATCGAGACCGAACGACTGGCCGACGTGAACAAGCGCAAGGCCGTGACTCTGCGCGGCGAAGTCCTGGGCATCGTGGAGCTTTCGGAACTGCTCAACCTGCCCGCCAACGAGGAGAACCGGGAGATACTGCCCGTGGTGGTCATCCACGACAACGACCGTCGGTTGGGCATAGTGGTGGATCGGCTTCTGGAGCGCCAGGAGATCGTCATCAAGCCCCTGGGACACTACCTGAACACCTTCGACATCAAGGGCATCTCGGGCGCGACGATCATGGGCGACGGCTCGGTGGTCCTTATTCTCGACCCCCACGAGGTCTATGCATTGTCCACGCAATTGGCCCGCTGA